One Lacipirellulaceae bacterium DNA window includes the following coding sequences:
- a CDS encoding LamG-like jellyroll fold domain-containing protein, with translation MRNASTILQALASLALLTSLSSAELLVHYTFDDLNGSTVLDSAAPGGNNNATIVANVGTSIPGVLGDAIRLPNDDGVSYVRLPSSLNPAPNGNDERTIAFFFNQEEVGAENKMFGYGTGQQGRSFDVSLEGGGIRLRYSGGNVTWGSGFDFTGVDAGFHHLAIRVPGGAFDYLDIEVLLNGEQLPGVATGGNPGSTFINTGGGVATNLDLGRSPVFSPAGDFIGLMDDFRIYDHALTDAEIRALIPAEPTLTLEVDPVTGFTAIRNHSDETISLDYYEIESTTPMLNAAGWSELETQSRVNFPAGSGTGDGWEVLGTANAFSLVEAFLQGESSLAPGEWLNLGQAVSPGSAGEFTFTYSSGETFVDGQVVVAPALATADFDRDGQVNEVDLSQWQTVYGNFGTADADGDGQSAGNDFLAWQQQRFALQSSTFSIPEPNTLLLLGLLSSGLINRRLSR, from the coding sequence ATGAGAAATGCCTCCACGATTCTCCAAGCTCTCGCCAGCCTTGCCCTGCTGACGAGCTTGTCGTCCGCTGAGTTGCTGGTGCATTACACGTTTGATGACCTGAACGGTTCGACGGTTCTTGATTCCGCAGCGCCTGGTGGCAACAACAATGCAACGATCGTAGCGAACGTCGGCACGAGCATCCCCGGTGTCCTGGGCGATGCGATTCGCTTACCGAACGACGACGGTGTTTCCTATGTGCGTCTCCCATCGTCCTTGAACCCGGCTCCCAATGGAAACGACGAGCGCACCATTGCCTTCTTCTTTAACCAAGAGGAGGTCGGCGCGGAAAACAAAATGTTTGGCTACGGTACCGGGCAGCAAGGCCGCTCGTTCGATGTCTCATTGGAGGGGGGCGGCATTCGGCTCCGTTACAGCGGTGGCAATGTCACTTGGGGAAGCGGATTCGATTTCACGGGCGTCGACGCCGGTTTTCACCACTTGGCCATCCGGGTGCCCGGCGGAGCGTTCGACTATTTGGATATCGAGGTGTTGCTTAATGGAGAGCAATTACCGGGAGTGGCCACTGGCGGTAACCCCGGAAGCACGTTTATCAATACCGGAGGAGGGGTGGCGACCAACCTGGACCTGGGCCGCTCCCCAGTTTTTTCGCCCGCGGGTGACTTTATCGGCCTGATGGACGACTTTCGCATCTATGACCACGCATTGACCGACGCAGAAATCCGAGCACTAATCCCCGCTGAGCCGACACTTACTCTGGAAGTCGATCCTGTAACCGGATTCACAGCGATCCGCAATCATTCCGACGAAACGATCAGTTTGGATTACTACGAGATCGAAAGCACAACGCCGATGCTGAACGCTGCCGGCTGGTCGGAACTTGAAACCCAAAGCCGCGTTAACTTCCCCGCAGGCAGCGGAACGGGCGACGGCTGGGAAGTGCTCGGCACGGCAAACGCCTTCTCACTTGTCGAAGCGTTCCTGCAAGGTGAGTCATCGCTCGCACCTGGGGAGTGGCTCAATTTAGGCCAAGCAGTTTCCCCAGGTTCAGCAGGTGAGTTCACTTTCACCTACAGCAGCGGAGAGACCTTCGTGGATGGCCAAGTCGTCGTCGCGCCGGCTTTGGCAACGGCTGACTTCGATCGAGACGGGCAAGTCAATGAGGTTGACCTTTCGCAATGGCAAACGGTCTACGGTAATTTCGGAACGGCAGACGCCGACGGAGATGGACAGAGTGCAGGGAATGACTTCCTCGCATGGCAGCAGCAGCGGTTCGCTTTGCAATCGTCCACCTTTTCTATCCCCGAGCCTAATACCCTGCTTCTCCTAGGCTTACTTAGTTCAGGATTAATTAACCGCCGTCTAAGCCGCTGA
- a CDS encoding trypsin-like peptidase domain-containing protein — protein sequence MLDPLQSDPPRRFSLLTLTLGLLIAGTMSVENSYAVSDTRLTPVVRAVRQASPSVVNIQGQKSVGDSTGIGTRQVNGMGTGVVIDPRGYILTNHHVVDGVRQINVTLSTGQSYIAQVIAHDRETDLAVIRIRTPKPLPIINIGTSSDLLTGESVVAVGNAFGYENTVTTGIISALHRNVQVNETQKYLDLIQTDASINPGNSGGPLLNVDGEMIGVNVAVRAGAQGIGFAIPVDKALNIATRLISIERLDRNWHGMTPLAVDGPQGPVTLVKVDRDSPAEESGLRRGDEIERIGSTRIARPLDVERALLGRRRGERIAVQVRRDGQTVDLDLALAQLPGVGSSRSQSMAAKPITNSKAPRGSFANSTWEKLGLELKPVSRSTFRKKGLPFQGGMEVVRVRSGSSADSEGVIKGDILVRVHRWYTTNEQDVRYVMSRGRSLSGNVRFDIVRGDDRFFGHLAMGEDGTSRR from the coding sequence ATGCTCGACCCGCTCCAGAGCGACCCGCCTCGCCGATTCTCTCTCCTCACCCTGACACTCGGGCTCCTCATAGCCGGAACAATGTCGGTCGAGAATAGTTACGCGGTCAGCGACACCCGACTCACCCCCGTCGTCCGTGCGGTTCGCCAAGCATCTCCTTCGGTCGTCAATATCCAAGGCCAGAAGTCCGTCGGCGATTCCACAGGCATCGGAACTCGGCAAGTCAATGGAATGGGGACTGGGGTCGTGATCGACCCCCGGGGGTATATTCTCACCAACCATCACGTTGTTGATGGTGTCCGCCAAATCAACGTAACACTTTCCACCGGACAAAGCTACATCGCTCAAGTGATCGCCCACGATCGCGAGACCGATCTCGCCGTGATCCGCATTCGCACGCCGAAACCATTGCCGATCATCAACATTGGCACGTCTAGCGATCTTCTCACCGGTGAGTCCGTCGTCGCGGTGGGGAACGCCTTCGGCTACGAGAACACGGTTACCACCGGCATCATTAGCGCGTTGCATCGTAATGTGCAAGTCAACGAAACCCAAAAGTATCTCGACCTGATTCAAACCGACGCAAGCATCAACCCGGGAAACTCTGGGGGACCGCTGCTGAACGTTGATGGCGAGATGATCGGCGTGAATGTCGCTGTGCGAGCCGGGGCTCAGGGTATCGGCTTTGCGATTCCCGTCGACAAAGCTCTGAACATCGCGACCCGTTTGATTAGCATCGAACGACTCGACCGCAACTGGCACGGCATGACGCCACTGGCCGTTGACGGCCCACAAGGTCCGGTGACGCTTGTAAAAGTCGACCGCGACAGCCCCGCGGAGGAAAGCGGCCTCCGTCGTGGCGATGAAATCGAGCGGATTGGCAGCACACGAATCGCCCGACCCTTGGACGTCGAACGAGCTCTGCTCGGCCGCCGACGTGGAGAACGCATTGCCGTGCAAGTCCGTCGTGATGGACAAACGGTTGATCTCGATTTGGCTCTGGCTCAACTGCCGGGCGTCGGTTCCAGCAGGTCGCAGAGCATGGCCGCCAAACCAATTACCAACTCCAAGGCTCCGCGTGGCTCGTTCGCGAACTCGACGTGGGAAAAGCTTGGCCTGGAACTTAAACCGGTGTCCCGCAGCACCTTCCGCAAGAAGGGGCTCCCCTTCCAAGGCGGTATGGAAGTCGTCCGCGTCCGCTCGGGCAGCTCCGCTGATAGCGAAGGCGTGATTAAGGGAGACATCCTGGTCCGCGTCCACCGTTGGTACACCACCAACGAGCAAGACGTCCGCTACGTGATGAGCCGTGGTCGATCGCTCTCAGGCAATGTGCGGTTCGACATCGTGCGGGGGGATGACCGCTTCTTCGGGCATTTGGCGATGGGTGAAGATGGGACCTCGCGACGCTAA
- a CDS encoding aldehyde dehydrogenase family protein yields the protein MATAELNEVSSKKLVARPEVRQTQCFIGGKWIPAASGKTFETIHPATGEVIAQVAEGDKADIDLAVDAARAQFDGGEWSRMDARDRGHLMYKLADLLEEEADELAALETLDNGKPINDSRTADIPLVIDCIRYYAGWADKIQGSVIPIRGENLCYTRREPVGVVGQIIPWNFPALMCAWKWGPALAAGCTIVMKPAEQTPLTCLRMARLAQKAGIPDGVINVVPGYGPTAGAALVEHPGVDKIAFTGEGTTAQTIQKAAAATTKRLTFELGGKSPNVIFADADLEAAVAGSHFGLYFNQGQCCCAGSRLYVEGKAYDEVVDRLAERNTVRKVGDPFDPTTEQGPQVDQAQFDKILKYVDYGKEDGAKCVTGGKRHGDEGYFVEPTLFANVTDDMRIAREEIFGPVLSVLKFDDVDEIARRANDTNFGLAAAVWSRDIGKAHRLAAKIRAGTVWVNCYNVFDTAAPFGGFKQSGIGRELGEAGLEAYTESKTVTVALD from the coding sequence GTGGCCACTGCTGAACTCAATGAAGTGTCGTCGAAGAAACTTGTCGCCCGTCCCGAGGTTCGTCAAACCCAATGCTTCATTGGCGGCAAATGGATTCCAGCGGCTAGCGGAAAAACCTTTGAAACGATTCACCCGGCAACGGGTGAAGTCATCGCTCAGGTGGCCGAAGGGGACAAAGCGGACATCGATTTGGCCGTCGATGCAGCGCGGGCTCAATTCGATGGGGGCGAATGGTCACGGATGGATGCGCGTGATCGCGGGCATTTGATGTACAAGCTGGCCGACCTTTTGGAAGAGGAAGCAGATGAGCTAGCCGCGCTCGAGACGCTCGACAATGGCAAGCCGATTAACGATTCGCGGACCGCAGATATTCCGCTGGTGATTGACTGCATCCGCTACTACGCCGGTTGGGCGGACAAGATTCAAGGCTCGGTTATTCCGATCCGCGGAGAGAACCTTTGCTACACACGTCGCGAGCCCGTGGGCGTTGTCGGCCAGATCATCCCCTGGAATTTCCCCGCACTGATGTGCGCGTGGAAATGGGGCCCGGCACTGGCCGCTGGTTGCACGATCGTCATGAAGCCCGCTGAGCAGACACCACTGACTTGCTTACGCATGGCGCGGCTTGCACAGAAAGCGGGTATCCCCGATGGCGTGATCAATGTCGTTCCCGGCTACGGTCCGACGGCAGGGGCCGCGTTGGTTGAGCATCCGGGGGTCGACAAAATCGCCTTCACCGGCGAAGGCACCACGGCACAGACTATTCAGAAGGCCGCGGCGGCCACGACCAAGCGACTCACGTTTGAGCTTGGCGGCAAGAGCCCCAACGTCATCTTCGCCGATGCCGATCTCGAAGCGGCAGTTGCCGGTTCGCACTTCGGCTTGTACTTTAACCAAGGCCAATGCTGCTGTGCCGGCAGCCGGTTGTACGTTGAGGGCAAAGCGTACGATGAAGTGGTCGATCGCCTCGCTGAACGCAATACGGTTCGCAAAGTCGGTGATCCGTTCGATCCAACAACCGAACAAGGTCCGCAAGTCGATCAGGCCCAGTTCGATAAGATCCTTAAGTATGTAGACTACGGTAAAGAAGATGGCGCGAAGTGCGTCACCGGCGGCAAGCGGCACGGCGACGAGGGCTACTTCGTTGAGCCAACGCTGTTCGCCAACGTCACCGACGATATGCGGATCGCCCGCGAGGAAATCTTCGGCCCAGTCCTTTCAGTGCTGAAATTCGACGACGTGGACGAAATTGCCCGCCGAGCTAATGACACGAACTTCGGCCTCGCCGCGGCAGTCTGGTCCCGCGACATCGGCAAGGCTCATCGTTTGGCCGCGAAAATCCGCGCCGGAACGGTTTGGGTGAACTGCTACAACGTCTTCGACACGGCAGCTCCGTTTGGCGGCTTCAAACAGAGCGGCATCGGTCGAGAACTCGGCGAAGCTGGGCTGGAAGCTTATACGGAATCGAAGACTGTGACAGTGGCGCTGGATTAG
- a CDS encoding PDZ domain-containing protein — translation MTNRLLRLIALGVALLVSSPGVAKDSSPRKENVEKKVPSVEALERMVNQLDDRLYAVREKAQRELAEAGMPAVSVVDKAARADALEKSTRAVNILLQWSGGDDDELRFAALQRLSELESRPAEAKIARRILERFREQVAIKSLFESGAEIRRDPRLLVNTSFLALQVVFGPDAKTDAKILSAVAEVKAVTVVSFYSAKVAAEDLKMLDSAQQLQRIEFYGTKVSPASVARLRENLPKVAQVEVRNSAQLGIRGDITQNDGTIKFVLPGSAAEQAGLRANDVVTHVDGVEVKGFVHLTSLIAEHQAGDQAKLIVKRPNLAEPFELEVTFGRWGEKEESKSLTLQELRQRMPDDFHISNHRR, via the coding sequence ATGACTAATCGCCTTTTACGACTGATTGCCCTTGGGGTCGCACTACTTGTTAGTTCGCCGGGTGTCGCTAAAGATTCTTCACCGCGGAAGGAGAACGTTGAAAAGAAGGTGCCATCCGTTGAAGCGTTGGAGCGGATGGTGAATCAGTTGGATGATCGACTTTATGCCGTTCGAGAGAAAGCCCAGCGTGAATTAGCTGAGGCGGGCATGCCAGCCGTCAGTGTTGTTGACAAAGCGGCCCGGGCAGATGCTTTGGAGAAGTCCACGCGTGCGGTGAACATTCTTTTGCAGTGGTCCGGCGGGGACGATGATGAGCTTCGCTTTGCCGCACTGCAACGATTGTCGGAGCTGGAAAGCCGACCAGCAGAAGCCAAAATCGCTCGGAGAATCCTGGAGCGGTTTCGAGAGCAGGTGGCGATCAAGTCATTGTTCGAGTCTGGAGCCGAGATCCGACGCGATCCGCGGCTTTTGGTCAACACTTCCTTTCTAGCGTTGCAAGTTGTCTTTGGTCCGGATGCAAAAACCGATGCAAAGATTCTCTCCGCTGTTGCCGAAGTGAAGGCGGTCACGGTGGTCAGCTTCTATTCAGCGAAGGTCGCCGCCGAAGATCTGAAGATGTTGGATTCTGCTCAACAACTCCAGCGAATTGAATTCTACGGAACCAAGGTCTCTCCTGCCTCGGTGGCCCGTCTAAGAGAAAACCTTCCGAAGGTTGCGCAGGTTGAAGTCCGGAATTCGGCGCAACTTGGGATTCGAGGAGACATCACTCAGAACGATGGAACTATCAAATTTGTGCTTCCTGGTAGCGCGGCGGAACAAGCCGGTCTACGTGCCAACGACGTTGTTACACACGTTGATGGTGTCGAGGTGAAAGGCTTTGTTCATCTCACCAGCCTCATCGCCGAACACCAAGCTGGCGATCAGGCGAAGCTCATAGTCAAGCGACCTAATCTCGCCGAACCCTTCGAGCTGGAAGTGACGTTTGGCCGCTGGGGCGAGAAGGAAGAGAGCAAATCTCTCACCCTTCAAGAGCTTCGCCAGCGGATGCCAGACGACTTCCACATCTCGAACCACCGGCGGTGA